CAGAAATACCCATATCGACAGGTTTCACCGCATGTGCCTGATCAATCAGTTGTTGGCGATGCCCAAAACGCATATCAAGCGAGGGGATGTGACCGAAGCCGAGCTGGCCGCCATCCCCCTATCCCTTAAGCGTTGGGCGTTGTGGCCCTATAATTTTGGAGCTATATGGTTCGGTGCCTCAATTATCTGGAGCATCTGGTACCACTGGTAGCCTGCCGCAACACCAGGTTTTGCCCTCAAGAAAAATCCTCCTCGAAATGCTCGTGCTCGCCCCGCGTCTGCCCCTGGCGCCGCACCACCTCCATCTGCCGCAGTTCCACCCGGCGGATCTTCCCGGAAATGGTCTTGGGCAGTTCACTCACAAACTCGATACGGCGCACCCGCTTATAGGGCGCCAGATGCTCGCGGGCAAACGCGAGGATGTGCGCGGCCAGCTCCGCACTGCCCGGCGCATCGTGGGCCAGGATCAGGAACGCTTTGGGCACCGCCAGGCGCAGCGGGTCGGGGCTGGGCACCACGGCCACTTCCATGACCGCCGGGTGTTCGATCAGCGCGCTTTCCAGTTCGAACGGGCTGATGCGGTAGTCGGAGGCCTTGAACACGTCATCGGCGCGGCCCACAAAGGTGATGTAGCCGTCGCTGTCGATCTGCGCGGTATCGCCGGTGCGGTAGTAACCGTCGCGCATCACTTCGGCGGTTTTTTCCGGGCTGTCCTCGTAGCACAGCATTAAGCCGAGCGGGCGCACATCCAGGGGCAGCGCCACTTCGCCTTCGCCGGCGGGCACGCCATCGGGGTCGAGCAGCGCCACGCGGTAGCCCGGTAATGAGCGGCCCATGGAGCCCGGCTTGAGCACTTGGCCGGGGGTGTTGCCGACCAGGGCGGTGGTTTCCGATTGGCCGAAACCGTCGCGCAGCGGCAAGCCCCAGGCGTGCTGGATCTGCTCAATGATTTCCGGGTTCAGCGGCTCACCGGCACCCACCAGTTCGCGCAGGCTCAGGCGCGGCTTGTAACTGGCCAGGTCTTCCTGGATCAACATGCGCCACACCGTGGGCGGGGCGCACAGGCTGGTCACGCCATAGTGTTGCAGCGCGCCGAGCAAAGCCTGTGCGCTGAACCGCGCCACGTTATGGATAAAGATGCACGCACCGGCATTCCAGGGGGCGAACAGGCAACTCCAGGCGTGCTTGGCCCAGCCCGGAGACGAAATGTTCAGGTGCAGGTCGCCCGGTTGCAGGCCGATCCAGTACATCGTCGACAGATGCCCCACCGGGTAGCTCTGGTGGCTGTGCAGCACCATCTTCGGTTTGGACGTGGTGCCGGAGGTGAAATACAGCAGCATCGGGTCGGTGGCCAGGGTGCGGCCCTCGGCCTGGAACTGCTCGGGGTAATTGAAGGCGGCGCTGTGCGCGACCCAACCCGCGGGCGCCGCGCCCACGCAAACGCGGCTGCAGCCGTCGCCCAGGCCGACGAACTTATCGACATGCGCCGCACCCACCACCAGGTGGCGCACCTGGCCGCGCTCGATACGGTCACGCAAATCATCCGGGTTGAGCAGGGCGGTGGCGGGGATCACCACGGCACCGAGCTTGAAGGCGGCGAGCATGGTTTCCCACAGCGCCACGTCGTTGCCGAGCATCAACAACACCCGTTCACCACGACGCACCCCGAGGGCACGCAGATGGTTGGCCACCTGGTTCGAGCGCGCAGCCAATTGCGCGAAGCTGTAGCGCTGCTCGCTGCCGTCCTCTTCGACGATCCACAGTGCGTTGGCCGAATTGCCCTCGGCCATCACATCGAAGTAGTCCAGGGCCCAGTTGAACGCATCCAACTGCGGCCAGCGGAAGTCACGGACGGCAGTGGCATAGTCGGTGCGGTGCGCGAGCAGGAAATCCCGGGCGGCCAGGAAGGGATGCGTCATGGTCGGTGTCCTTGATTATTGTTGTAGGGACCTTTTTATTGTGCGGCTGCCTGCGGCTCAACAGCAGGCCGGACCGAGTATAGGCATGCATAAATCTGAAGATGAACGCCTAAAAATACCGATGCGTTGTGCAAAAACGTCATGGCTGGTCACGTCTTCAAACGGTGCACGGTCAGCTTTACCCACCGTAGCGAAAACCAAGCGACAACTTTTCCTTCAAATAACCCACCAGTGCGCTCACCGACTTCGGTACGTGGGGCGAGTACGGCCGGATCAAGTAGATCTCATCGGCAAAGGCGCCCTTGAGCGTCCAGTCTTTGAGCACTTGTACCAGCGTGCCGTTGGCCAGCGCGGCGTGGGCGCTGAAGTCCGGGAGCAGGGCGATGCCCAGGTGGTTGAGGGCCGAATCGCGCAGGGCTTCACTGTTGTTGGTGGCGAAACTGCCGGCGATGGGCACGGTGAGACGCTCGACGTTCTGGCTGCCGCGCTCGAAAGTCCACGCCGGTTGGTCGGTGCCCCGAGGGTAAAACAGGCAGTTGTGGGCGGATAAGTCCCCGGGGGCGCGCGGTTCGCCGTGACGCTGCAGGTAATCACGGCTGGCGACCAGCACCGAGCCGGTGTCGCAGAGCTTCCACGCCACGTGGGTTTCCGGCACCTGGAAGCCGTGGCGCACGGCCAGGTCGTAACCTTCGGCGGCCAGCGAACTCAAGGCATCGGACACATCCAGTTGGATACGCACCTGCGGGTACTGCTGTAAAAATTCCGACAGATGCGGCACCAATTGCTGCCTGGCGAACGCCACCGGCGCGGTCAGCCGCACCAGCCCGCGAATCTCCCCGACCGAGTCGCGCACGGACGAAAAACCGCGGGCGATTTGCGCGTAGGCGCTGCGCACTTCACGGGTCAACGACAGCCCCGCATCGGTCAAGCGCACACTGCGCGTGGTGCGCGTGACCAGCCGTGTGCCGGTGGCTTTTTCCAGATCGGAAATGCGCTGGCTCACCGCCGATTTACTCACCCCCAGGCGCGCGGCGGCGGCGGTATAGGTGCCTTGCTCTTCCAGCACCGACAGCCAGTGGATATGGGTCCAAAGCCCCTCGATCTCAGTTTTTTCCATGGGTGTATTGTTCGCGTTTATGGACAATAAGTTCAGGATTCTGCTCTGGTTTGGAACAAAGCGAAAGCCTAAGGTGTGTTCCACCGCTACCCACCTGGATCGACTGCCATGACCACCACCATCGAGCACTACATCAACGACCAGCGCGTGAGCCGCGATGATCGCTATCAGGACGTCTTCAACCCGGCCACCGGCGAAAAAACCGCACGCGTCGCGCTGGCCAGCCGCCAGACCGTGGCCGAAGCCGTCGCCGCCGCCCAGGCCGCCTTCGACGGCTGGGCCGACACCCCGCCGATCCGCCGCGCCCGTGTGCTGTTCCAATACCTGCACCTGCTGCGTGAGCGCAAGGACGACCTGGCGCGCATCATCGTCGCCGAGCACGGCAAGGTCTTCACCGACGCCCAGGGTGAAGTCGACCGTGGCATCGACATCCTCGAATTCGCCTGCGGCATTCCCAACCTGCTCAAGGGTGAATATTCCGACCAGGTGTCCCGTGGCATGGACAACTGGACGATGCGCCAACCCCTGGGTGTGGTGGCGGGTGTCACCCCGTTCAATTTCCCGGTGATGGTGCCGATGTGGATGTACCCGATCGCCATCGCGGCGGGCAACACCTTCATCCTCAAGCCAAGCCCTACCGATCCGAGTGCATCGCTGTTCATGGCCGAACTGCTGCGCGAAGCCGGCCTGCCCAAAGGCGTGTTCAACGTGGTGCAAGGCGACAAGGAATCGGTGGACGCGCTGATCGAACACCCGGACGTCAAGGCCGTGAGCTTTGTCGGCTCCACGCCGATTGCCCAATACATCTACGAGACCGGTGCGCGTCACGGCAAGCGTGTGCAAGGCCTGGGCGGTGCGAAAAACCACATGGTGGTGATGCCTGACGCCGATATCGAAAAAACCGTCGACGCACTGATGGGCGCCGCCTACGGCAGTGCCGGCGAACGCTGCATGGCCATCTCCGTGGCCGTGCTGGTCGGCGATGTGGGCGACAAGGTCATCGCCGCCCTGAGCGAGCGTGCCAAGCAACTGCGCATCACCGACGGCCGCGACCTGAAAGCCGAAATGGGCCCGATCGTGTCTCGCGCTGCCCTGGAACGCATCAGCGGCTACATCGAACAAGGCGTGCAGGCCGGCGCGCAATTGCTGCTCGATGGGCGCGACTATGTGCCCACCGAACCCGGCCTGGAAAACGGCTTCTGGCTCGGCGCGACGCTGTTCGACCACGTCACCCAAGAGATGAGCATCTACCGCGAAGAAATCTTCGGCCCAGTGCTGGCCTGCGTGCGCGTGAACGACTTCGCCGAAGCCGTGCAACTGGTCAACGACCACGAATTCGGCAACGGCGTCAGTTGCTTCACCCGCGACGGCAACATCGCCCGCGAATTCGCCCGGCGCATTCAGGTGGGCATGGTCGGCATCAACGTGCCGATCCCGGTGCCGATGGCGTGGCACGGGTTTGGCGGCTGGAAGAAGAGCCTGTTTGGCGACATGCATGCCTATGGCACTGAAGGCGTGCGCTTCTATACCAAGCAGAAGTCGATCATGCAGCGCTGGTCGGAGAGCATCGAACAGGGCGCGGAGTTTGCGATGCCGGTTTCCAAATAGGATTCAACAGGCACTCCAGCACCCCTGTGGGAGGGGGCTTGCTCCGATAGCGGTGGTTCAGTCGACCTCTCCATGACTGACGGACCGCAATCGGGAGCAAGCCCCCTTCCACATTTTTTTTGCGTAAGGGTTGACGGCGTGGCGAACGCTGAATACTGTATATAAACACAGTGTTTAAGTGCTGATCACCCAGGAAGGGTCATGTCAGCCACCCAAGGCACTGTGTGCAGTCATGGACTAACTCACCGGTATTAAAAGGACTTAATGATGAAACACACAACGATCATCCCCACTCGCTGGACGCGCGCCGATGCGCTCAAAGTCAACGAAAACGACCCGACCACTACCCAGCCGTTGGTGCCTGGCGACTTTCCAGTGATGAGCGACAAAGTCTTTATCTGGGACACCATGCCATTGCGCACGCTGGATGGCACGGTGGTGTCGGTCGACGGCTGGTCCGTTATTTTCACCCTGACGGCCGACCGTCGTCCCCACGATCCACAGTTCATCAATGCCGACGGCCGCTACGACATCAAACGCGATTGGGAAGATCGCCATGGCCATGCGCGCATCTGCTACTGGTACTCGCGCACCGGCAAGGACTGGATCTTCGGCGGCCGGGTCATGGCCGAAGGGGTATCGCCGACCACGCGTGAATGGGCCGGCACGCCGATCCTGCTCAACAACGGCGGCGACATCGACCTGTATTACACCTGTGTGACTCCAGGTGCGACCATCGCCAAGGTCAGGGGCCAAGTCGTCACGTCCGATAACGGTGTGGAGCTACGCGGTTTCACCCAGGTCAAGGCGCTATTCGAAGCGGACGGCACCTATTACCAGACCGAAGCGCAGAACTCGACCTGGAACTTTCGCGACCCCAGCCCGTTTATCGACCCGGTGGATGGCAAGTTGTACATGGTGTTTGAAGGCAACGTCGCCGGCGAACGCGGCACCCACGACGTGGGCCCGGATGAGCTGGGCCTGGTGCCGCCCGGGCATGAGGGCGTGGGTGGCGCGCGCTATCAGGTCGGCTGCATCGGCCTCGCGGTCGCCAAGGACCTTGCCGGTGACGAATGGGAAATCCTGCCGCCGCTGGTTACTGCCGTGGGGGTGAACGATCAAACCGAGCGGCCGCATTATGTGTTCCAGGACGGCAAATACTACCTGTTCACCATCAGCCATAAATTCACCTACGCGGATGGGGTGACCGGCCCTGATGGCGTCTACGGCTTTGTTGGCGATCATCTGTTTGGTCCTTACACGCCGATGAACGCGTCCGGGCTGGTACTCGGCAACCCACCTTCGCAGCCGTTCCAGACCTATTCTCATTGCGTGATGCCCAACGGCCTGGTGACGTCCTTTATCGACAGCGTGCCCACCACCGGTGACGACTTCCGCATCGGCGGCACCGAAGCGCCCACGGTGAGGATTGTCTTGAAGGGCGATCGCTCGTTTGTGCAGGAGGCTTACGACTACGGTTACATCCCGGCGATGCGCGATGTGGTGTTGAGCCAGTAACCGCGGTGTAAAAATCAGCCTGACCCATCAGGTGTAAACCGATCCAAATGTGGGGGCTTGCTCCCGATAGCAGTAGGTCAGTCAAGGTAGATATCGACTGACCCACCGCCATCGGGAGCAAGCCCCTCTCACTTTTTTTTGACCGCGTTTCAACCTGCCTTCAGCACTCAAGTCCCCGCCCGCCAGGCCGATATAGCCACTAGGTGCATACCTGGTCGTCGTTCAGGTCAACCAATAAAAATCAAAAAGGGGTAGCCATGACCATATTGCAGCGCGTGATCGGCGGATTTGCGGTGTTGGTGCTGTTGCTGCTGATCATGGCCGGGATCAGCTATCAGAACACGCAGTCCATCGGCAGCCGCTTGACCATTATCACCGGCCAGTCGGCGCCTTTGAGCCGGGCCGCGAGTGAGTTGTACGTGCATATCCTGCGCGCCAACCAGGCGTTGCTGGCCATTCAGATCAGTGCCGACCCCAAGCAGATCGAGGACGGCAAGCGCCCGTTTACCGAGAGCGTCGCCCAGTTCAACCAGTTGCTCGACAGCACCCTTGCCTATACCGGCGAGCATGAGGCTCTGCGGGCGAACCTGGCGCAGCAGCGTCAACAGGTCGCGGCCTACGCCGAGCAGGCGCAAGCGTTGATGACCTCCCACTTGCAGCATGTGCAGCAGCTGGTACTGACGCGCAAACTGCAAGGCTACAGCAGTGCGCAGGCGATACAGTTGACCAGTTACTTGCGCGACTACATCGCGCAGGCACGCAGTGCCGGCGAGCCGCAACAGGTGGCCGCCGCGGAAAAACTGCTGTTGGAAGTCAACAAATCCTACGATGGCTTCGCCGCTCATACCGTCACGCCCGCCATTGATAAATTACAGCGCGTGCTCAATCTGCAGGACGAAGTGATCAGTTCTCGCGCCCAGGCCCTCACCTCGATTGACCCGCGAGCCGGGCGTATCGCCGGCGTGATGGTCAATCGCCTGCTGACGGACCTGACCGCCCCTGACGGGCTGCTCCAGGCCTATCAAGTGGAGGCGAAACTCGCCACGCAGGTGCAGCAACAACGCGATGCGGTGGATGCGGCGCTCAAAGCCACCCTGGAGCGGATTGGCGAGTTCGGCAGCCAGTCCCTGGAGGTCGCCAACCAGGCCAGTCACTCGGCCAATGCCACCATCGGCACCAGCCGCAGCTTGCTGTTGATTGCGTGTGTGCTGGCGGTGCTGGCGGCGGTGGCGATTGGTACGTGGGTCGCCTTCAGCTTGCGGCGGCCGTTGGCGGCGTTCCGTGAAGTGCTCAAGAAACTCACCGCCGGCGACATGCGAGTCAGTTTCGATGTCAGCCGCAAAGATGAGTTCGGTGAGTTGGGCGGCTACCTGAACGAACTGACCAAGGCCCTGCAGAAAACCTTCCGTGAATTGATCAGCTCTGCCGATGCACTGGCCGTGACCGCTGGAAGCAACGCCTTGAACAGCGAGCAGACCACCCGCGTGGTGGATGAACAGAAAGACCGTTTGCAGTCGGCGGCCTCGGCCATGACGCAGATGGAAAGCACGGTCGAAGAAGTGGCGCGGCGCGCCCAGGACACCCGCCAGGCGGTGGACGATACCAGTGACCTCACGCACAAAGTGCAGGAGCGCGTGGCCGAGACCATCGTCAATATCCGCCAGCAGGCCGACCAGGTGAACAAAGCCACGCAGGTGACCGATGAGCTGCAGAAGTACGGGCAGAACATCGAGGGCATTGTGGTGGCCATTCGCACCATTGCCGAACAGACCAACCTGCTGGCCCTGAACGCGGCGATCGAAGCGGCCCGGGCCGGCGAGCAGGGACGCGGCTTTGCGGTGGTGGCCGATGAAGTGCGCTCCCTGGCCAGCCGTACGCAGGCCTCGACCAGCGAAATCCAGGACATGATCGGGCTCATGCAGGAAAAAATTCACTCGGTGGTGCACGTGATGAACGAAAGCCAGGCGCAGTCCAGCCAATGCGTGTCCCTGGCCTCGGGCGCCGGTGATTTGTTGCTGTCCATGAGCGGCGCGGTCGACAGTATCCGCGACATGAATATTCAGATCGCCGCCGCCACCGAGCAGCAAAGCGCCACGGTGCAGGAAACCAGTCGGATGGTCATCCAGATCAACGATTCGGCCCAACTGACCGCAAACGGCGCCGAACAGTCCGCCGTCAGCAGCCAGGAACTGTCGGACATGGCCAAAGTGCAGCGCGAGCTGCTCCATCATTTCAGCGTTTGAGCCGCAGGAGTCAGAACATGAAAGCATGGTTAATGCTCGCGCTGGGGGCGACGCTGTTCGTTCCGGGCCCCACCCAGGCCGCCACGCCCTTGCTGGGTGTGGGGATGGCAAAATACGACGATAACTTCCAGACCCTGCTGCGCAATGGGGTGCAGCAGCAGGCCGGCGTCATGAACGCCGACATCTTTATGGAAAACGGCAAGGACAGCGTCGATTTGCAGATGCGCCAATTCCGCAATCTGGTCAATTCCAAAGTGGATGCGATCATCATCGCGATGGTGGACGGCAAGAGCGCGGCGCAAATGATGCAATTGGCCTCGCAGGCCAAGATCCCGCTGGTGTTCGTCAACCGTAACCCGAACCCGGAAAAGTGGCCGGCGCAGACCGCGTTTGTCGGCTCCAACGAGTTGGAGTCGGGCACTTTGCAGATGGAAGAACTGGCGCGCCGTGCCGGTTACAAAGGCAACGTGGTGATTCTGGTGGGCGACCCGGCCAACGCATCTTCGTTGATGCGCACGGAGGATGTGGAAAAAGTCGTCGCCAAATACCCGGACATGAAAGTGATACAGAAAAAAGTCGGCAACTGGGAGCGCAGTCAGGCCGCCACGATTGTCATTGACTGGGTCAAGCAGGGCGTCGATTTTTCGATCGTCGCCGCCAATAACGATGAAATGGCAATCGGCGCGATCATGGGTCTGGAAAAGGCTGGCAAGCAGGCCAAGGACTATTGGGTCGGCGGTATCGACGGCACACCGGACGGCTTGAAACTGATGGCCGAGGGCAAGATGGCGGTCAGCGTGTTCCAGGACGCCGCCGGCCAGGCCAGCGGTGCCGTGGACACCGCGCTCCGCCTGGTCCGCGGCGAAGTGTTGGAGTCGACGGTGGTATGGGTGCCGTTCAAGTTGATCACGCCGGAGAATCGCCAGGCGTTTGAATAAGACTGGCCACCTCGATCCAACCTTGAAATGCAGTCAACTGTGGGAGGGGGCTTGCTGCCGATGGCAGTGGGTCAGCTACCGATAAGCTGGCTGATGCACCGCCATCGGTAGCAAGCCCCCTCCCACAAGGGTTATGTGGTGTCGGTGAGAATGGGTTCAGCGCCGGCCCGCGCGCGTGCTCACGTCCACCCATACCGCCAGCACCAGAATGCTGCCCTTCACGATCATCTGCCAGTAGCTGTCCACGTCCAGCATCGACATGCCGTTGTCCAGGCTGGTGATGACCAATGCCCCCAGCAGCGCGCCGTACACCGTGCCCGAGCCGCCGCGCATTGAGGTGCCGCCGATAAAGCACGCGGCGATGGCGTCCAGTTCGCCCATGTTGCCCGCCGACGGTGAGCCGGCCGCGAGGCGGGCGGTGTTGACCAGGCCGGCGAGGGCGCACATCACGCCCATGATGCCGAAGATCCACAGTTTTACCGCCTGTACGTTGATGCCCGACAGGCGCGTGGCCTCCATGTTGCTGCCCACCGCATACACGCGGCGGCCGAACACGGTCTGGCTGGTGACGTAGCTGAACACGCCGAGCAGCACCAGCAGCAACAGCACCGGCACCGGGATGCCGTCGTAGCTGTTGAGCGTAGTGACGAACCCGGCCAGCACCGCGCCGATCACCCCTACGCGCACTACGTCACGCACCCGTGAATGCGCCGCCAAACCATGCAAGGCGCGGTTGCGCCGTTGTTTCCAGGTAAGGAACAAGGTCAGCGCAAACAGCAGCACGCCCAGGCCCACACCCACGGTATGCGGCAAATAGCCCTGGCCCACATACACCAGCGATGGCGACACCGGCGCGATGGTGGTGCCGCCGGTGATCCCCAGCAAAATCCCGCGAAACGCCAGCATCCCACCCAAGCCGACGATGAACGACGGGATGCGCAGATACGCGGTCATGTAGCCGTTGGCCAGGCCGATCATCAGTCCGCACAGCGCCACCAGGCTCAGGTTGGCCAGCAGCGGGATGTGATAGACCACGTCCAGGATGGCCGCCAACCCACCCAGCAGCCCCAGCAACGAGCCCACCGACAAATCGATCTCGCCACTGATAATCACCAGCACCATGCCGCACGCCAGAATCCCGGTGATCGACATCTGCCGCAGCAGGTTCGACAGGTTACGCGGCGTCAGGAAGCCACCCTCGGTCTGCCAACTGAAAAACAGCCAGATCACGGCCACCGCGATCACCAGGGCGAGCATTTTGTAGCGGGTAAACAGCTGTTTGAGCTGATTCATCTACGCGGTCTTCCGATTGTTATTGTGTTGGCTGAGCGCGGCGGCGAGCACCTGTTCCTGGGTGAGCCCCTCGTTGATGAAATCGCCGCGCAGTTGGCCGTCACCGATCACCAGCACACGGTTGGACACGCCGAGCACTTCGGCCAGTTCCGAGGAGACCATGATGATCGCCACCCCTTCGGCCGCCAGCGCGCCCATCAGTTTGTAGATCTCATATTTGGCGCCCACATCCACCCCGCGCGTGGGCTCGTCAAGGATCAGCACCTTGGGCTTGGCCATCAGCATTTTCGCCAGCACGGCTTTCTGCTGGTTGCCGCCGGACAGGCTGGTGATCGGCAAAAACGGGCTGGAGGTCTTGAGATGCATGCGCGCGATCTGCTGGTCGATGCTGCCCAGTTCCGCTTCGGCGTCGATGCGGGTCAGGTGCGCGTAGGTGTCGAGCACCGCCAGGGTGATGTTCTGGCCCACGCCCAGGTCGGGAATGATGCCCTGGCGCTTGCGGTCCTCGGGCACCATGCACAGCCCGGCCTGGATTGATTTGAGCGGCGTGCGCGTGTCGATCACCGCGCCGTCCAGCCACACCTCGGCGCTGTAGCGGCCAGGGTAGGCGCCGAACAGCGCCGACACCAGCTCGGTACGCCCGGCGCCCACAAGACCTGCGATGCCGAGGATTTCACCGCGCTTGAGCACGAACGAAATATCATCGACACGCTTGCGCTTGGGGTTGTCCACGTCGTAGCAGGTGACATGGCGCGCCTCGAAAATCACCTCGCCCACCGCATGGGGCTCGGTGGGGTAGAGGTTGCTCATCTCGCGGCCGACCATCTGCGTAATGATGCGCGGGATGTCCATGTCGGCCATGGCCGTGGTCGCAATGTGCTTGCCATCGCGGATCACCGCGATGGTGTCGCACACGGCGGCCACTTCATCGAGTTTGTGGGAGATGTATACGCAGGCCACGCCCTTGGCCTTGAGGTCACGGATGATGTCCAGCAGCACTTCGATTTCCGAGCGGGTCAGCGCCGAGGAGGGTTCGTCGAGGATCAACAGGCGCGCCTGTTTGTTGAGGGCCTTGGCGATTTCCACCAACTGCTGGTAACCGCCGCCGTACTGCGACACTGGCAGCGCCACATTCATGTCCGGCACCTTGAGTTCACGCATCAACGCTTCGGCGCGGTGGAACATCGCCGGGTAGTTCATGCGCCCGCCGGGCAGGGTCAGCTCGTGGCCCATGAAGATGTTCTCGGCCACCGACAGGTCGGGCACCAGGGTCAGTTCCTGGTGGATGATGACGATGCCGGCCGCCTCGGTTTCGCTGATGGACTGCGCCCTGAGCGGCTGCCCGTCCCAGAGGATTTCGCCGTCCCAGCTGCCGTACGGATACACCGCCGACAGCACCTTCATCAGGGTGGATTTACCGGCACCGTTCTCGCCGCACAGGCCCACGCATTCCCCCGGCCGCACCTTGATATCGATGCCGTTCAGCGCGTTGACACCGCCAAAGCTTTTGACGATGCCGTTCATTTGCAACAGGTAGTCGGCGGCCATGGCGTTCACTGCCCGCCGATCTGCTCTTTGGTGTAGAACCCGTCCTTCTCCAACAGATCGATATTGGCCTTGGTCAGCGGGGTCGGAGTGAGCAGGATGGTGTCGACTTTTTTGCTGCCGTTGTCGTATTGCGAGCTGTAGGTGGGCTTCTCGTTACGCGCCAACTGCACCGACAGCTTGGCGGCTTCGGTCGCGATCAGTTTGAGCGGCTTGTACACGGTCATGGTCTGGGTGCCGTCGATCACGCGCTTGACGGCGGCGAGGTCGGCATCCTGGCCGGAGATCGGCACCTTGCCCGCCAGTTTCTGCGCGGCCAGGGCCTGGATCGCACCGCCGGCGGTGGCGTCATTGGAGGCGACGATGGCGTCGATCTTGTTGTCGTTTCGAGTCAGGGCGTTTTCGACGATGCTCAGCGCTTCGGTGGGGTTCCATTCCTTGACCCATTGCTGGCCGACAATCTTGATATCGCCCTTGTCGATGGCCGGCTGCAGCACTTTCATCTGGCCTTCGCGCAGCACCTT
This region of Pseudomonas asgharzadehiana genomic DNA includes:
- a CDS encoding CoA-acylating methylmalonate-semialdehyde dehydrogenase, with product MTTTIEHYINDQRVSRDDRYQDVFNPATGEKTARVALASRQTVAEAVAAAQAAFDGWADTPPIRRARVLFQYLHLLRERKDDLARIIVAEHGKVFTDAQGEVDRGIDILEFACGIPNLLKGEYSDQVSRGMDNWTMRQPLGVVAGVTPFNFPVMVPMWMYPIAIAAGNTFILKPSPTDPSASLFMAELLREAGLPKGVFNVVQGDKESVDALIEHPDVKAVSFVGSTPIAQYIYETGARHGKRVQGLGGAKNHMVVMPDADIEKTVDALMGAAYGSAGERCMAISVAVLVGDVGDKVIAALSERAKQLRITDGRDLKAEMGPIVSRAALERISGYIEQGVQAGAQLLLDGRDYVPTEPGLENGFWLGATLFDHVTQEMSIYREEIFGPVLACVRVNDFAEAVQLVNDHEFGNGVSCFTRDGNIAREFARRIQVGMVGINVPIPVPMAWHGFGGWKKSLFGDMHAYGTEGVRFYTKQKSIMQRWSESIEQGAEFAMPVSK
- a CDS encoding LysR family transcriptional regulator; this translates as MEKTEIEGLWTHIHWLSVLEEQGTYTAAAARLGVSKSAVSQRISDLEKATGTRLVTRTTRSVRLTDAGLSLTREVRSAYAQIARGFSSVRDSVGEIRGLVRLTAPVAFARQQLVPHLSEFLQQYPQVRIQLDVSDALSSLAAEGYDLAVRHGFQVPETHVAWKLCDTGSVLVASRDYLQRHGEPRAPGDLSAHNCLFYPRGTDQPAWTFERGSQNVERLTVPIAGSFATNNSEALRDSALNHLGIALLPDFSAHAALANGTLVQVLKDWTLKGAFADEIYLIRPYSPHVPKSVSALVGYLKEKLSLGFRYGG
- a CDS encoding substrate-binding domain-containing protein — translated: MKAWLMLALGATLFVPGPTQAATPLLGVGMAKYDDNFQTLLRNGVQQQAGVMNADIFMENGKDSVDLQMRQFRNLVNSKVDAIIIAMVDGKSAAQMMQLASQAKIPLVFVNRNPNPEKWPAQTAFVGSNELESGTLQMEELARRAGYKGNVVILVGDPANASSLMRTEDVEKVVAKYPDMKVIQKKVGNWERSQAATIVIDWVKQGVDFSIVAANNDEMAIGAIMGLEKAGKQAKDYWVGGIDGTPDGLKLMAEGKMAVSVFQDAAGQASGAVDTALRLVRGEVLESTVVWVPFKLITPENRQAFE
- a CDS encoding sugar ABC transporter permease, yielding MNQLKQLFTRYKMLALVIAVAVIWLFFSWQTEGGFLTPRNLSNLLRQMSITGILACGMVLVIISGEIDLSVGSLLGLLGGLAAILDVVYHIPLLANLSLVALCGLMIGLANGYMTAYLRIPSFIVGLGGMLAFRGILLGITGGTTIAPVSPSLVYVGQGYLPHTVGVGLGVLLFALTLFLTWKQRRNRALHGLAAHSRVRDVVRVGVIGAVLAGFVTTLNSYDGIPVPVLLLLVLLGVFSYVTSQTVFGRRVYAVGSNMEATRLSGINVQAVKLWIFGIMGVMCALAGLVNTARLAAGSPSAGNMGELDAIAACFIGGTSMRGGSGTVYGALLGALVITSLDNGMSMLDVDSYWQMIVKGSILVLAVWVDVSTRAGRR
- a CDS encoding glycoside hydrolase family 68 protein; the encoded protein is MKHTTIIPTRWTRADALKVNENDPTTTQPLVPGDFPVMSDKVFIWDTMPLRTLDGTVVSVDGWSVIFTLTADRRPHDPQFINADGRYDIKRDWEDRHGHARICYWYSRTGKDWIFGGRVMAEGVSPTTREWAGTPILLNNGGDIDLYYTCVTPGATIAKVRGQVVTSDNGVELRGFTQVKALFEADGTYYQTEAQNSTWNFRDPSPFIDPVDGKLYMVFEGNVAGERGTHDVGPDELGLVPPGHEGVGGARYQVGCIGLAVAKDLAGDEWEILPPLVTAVGVNDQTERPHYVFQDGKYYLFTISHKFTYADGVTGPDGVYGFVGDHLFGPYTPMNASGLVLGNPPSQPFQTYSHCVMPNGLVTSFIDSVPTTGDDFRIGGTEAPTVRIVLKGDRSFVQEAYDYGYIPAMRDVVLSQ
- a CDS encoding methyl-accepting chemotaxis protein produces the protein MDEQKDRLQSAASAMTQMESTVEEVARRAQDTRQAVDDTSDLTHKVQERVAETIVNIRQQADQVNKATQVTDELQKYGQNIEGIVVAIRTIAEQTNLLALNAAIEAARAGEQGRGFAVVADEVRSLASRTQASTSEIQDMIGLMQEKIHSVVHVMNESQAQSSQCVSLASGAGDLLLSMSGAVDSIRDMNIQIAAATEQQSATVQETSRMVIQINDSAQLTANGAEQSAVSSQELSDMAKVQRELLHHFSV
- a CDS encoding AMP-binding protein; its protein translation is MTHPFLAARDFLLAHRTDYATAVRDFRWPQLDAFNWALDYFDVMAEGNSANALWIVEEDGSEQRYSFAQLAARSNQVANHLRALGVRRGERVLLMLGNDVALWETMLAAFKLGAVVIPATALLNPDDLRDRIERGQVRHLVVGAAHVDKFVGLGDGCSRVCVGAAPAGWVAHSAAFNYPEQFQAEGRTLATDPMLLYFTSGTTSKPKMVLHSHQSYPVGHLSTMYWIGLQPGDLHLNISSPGWAKHAWSCLFAPWNAGACIFIHNVARFSAQALLGALQHYGVTSLCAPPTVWRMLIQEDLASYKPRLSLRELVGAGEPLNPEIIEQIQHAWGLPLRDGFGQSETTALVGNTPGQVLKPGSMGRSLPGYRVALLDPDGVPAGEGEVALPLDVRPLGLMLCYEDSPEKTAEVMRDGYYRTGDTAQIDSDGYITFVGRADDVFKASDYRISPFELESALIEHPAVMEVAVVPSPDPLRLAVPKAFLILAHDAPGSAELAAHILAFAREHLAPYKRVRRIEFVSELPKTISGKIRRVELRQMEVVRRQGQTRGEHEHFEEDFS